The following coding sequences are from one Microtus pennsylvanicus isolate mMicPen1 chromosome 1, mMicPen1.hap1, whole genome shotgun sequence window:
- the Actn4 gene encoding alpha-actinin-4 isoform X2 produces MVDYHAANQAYQYGPSSGGNGAGGGGSMGDYMAQEDDWDRDLLLDPAWEKQQRKTFTAWCNSHLRKAGTQIENIDEDFRDGLKLMLLLEVISGERLPKPERGKMRVHKINNVNKALDFIASKGVKLVSIGAEEIVDGNAKMTLGMIWTIILRFAIQDISVEETSAKEGLLLWCQRKTAPYKNVNVQNFHISWKDGLAFNALIHRHRPELIEYDKLRKDDPVTNLNNAFEVAEKYLDIPKMLDAEDIVGTLRPDEKAIMTYVSCFYHAFSGAQKAETAANRICKVLAVNQENEHLMEDYERLASDLLEWIRRTIPWLEDRVPQKTIQEMQQKLEDFRDYRRVHKPPKVQEKCQLEINFNTLQTKLRLSNRPAFMPSEGRMVSDINNGWQHLEQAEKGYEEWLLNEIRRLERLDHLAEKFRQKASIHEAWTDGKEAMLKHRDYETATLSDIKALIRKHEAFESDLAAHQDRVEQIAAIAQELNELDYYDSHNVNTRCQKICDQWDALGSLTHSRREALEKTEKQLETIDQLHLEYAKRAAPFNNWMESAMEDLQDMFIVHTIEEIEGLISAHDQFKSTLPDADREREAILAIHKEAQRIAESNHIKLSGSNPYTTVTPQIINSKWEKVQQLVPKRDHALLEEQSKQQSNEHLRRQFASQANVVGPWIQTKMEEIGRISIEMNGTLEDQLNHLKQYERSIVDYKPNLDLLEQQHQLIQEALIFDNKHTNYTMEHIRVGWEQLLTTIARTINEVENQILTRDAKGISQEQMQEFRASFNHFDKDHGGALGPEEFKACLISLGYDVENDRQGDAEFNRIMSVVDPNHSGLVTFQAFIDFMSRETTDTDTADQVIASFKVLAGDKNFITAEELRRELPPDQAEYCIARMAPYQGPDAAPGALDYKSFSTALYGESDL; encoded by the exons ACCTTCACAGCCTGGTGCAACTCCCACCTGCGGAAGGCTGGCACTCAGATTGAGAACATTGATGAGGACTTCCGGGACGGGCTCAAACTCATGCTTCTCCTGGAGGTCATTTCAG GGGAGCGATTGCCTAAGCCAGAGCGGGGGAAGATGCGGGTGCACAAGATCAACAATGTGAACAAAGCCCTGGACTTCATCGCCAGCAAGGGAGTCAAGCTAGTGTCCATTGGGGCAGAAG AGATTGTGGATGGCAATGCAAAGATGACCTTGGGAATGATCTGGACCATCATCCTCCGTTTCGCCATCCAAGACATTTCCGTGGAAG AGACCTCTGCCAAAGAAGGGCTCCTCCTCTGGTGCCAGAGAAAAACAGCGCCATATAAAAACGTCAACGTACAGAACTTCCATATCAG CTGGAAGGATGGTCTGGCCTTCAATGCCCTCATCCACCGGCACAGACCTGAGCTGATTGAGTATGACAAACTGAGGAAG GATGATCCAGTCACCAACCTGAACAACGCTTTTGAAGTGGCTGAAAAATACCTTGATATCCCCAAGATGCTGGATGCTGAGG ATATTGTGGGCACTCTGAGGCCAGATGAGAAGGCCATCATGACTTACGTGTCCTGCTTCTACCACGCTTTCTCGGGGGCCCAGAAG GCTGAGACTGCTGCCAACCGGATCTGCAAGGTGCTGGCTGTGAACCAAGAGAATGAACACCTGATGGAAGATTATGAGCGTCTGGCCAGTGAT CTTCTGGAGTGGATCCGGCGCACCATCCCCTGGCTGGAGGACCGTGTACCTCAGAAGACCATCCAGGAGATGCAACAGAAGCTGGAGGACTTCCGAGACTATCGGCGTGTTCACAAGCCCCCCAAGGTGCAGGAGAAGTGCCAGCTAGAGATCAACTTCAACACACTGCAGACGAAACTCCGTCTCAGCAACCGGCCCGCCTTCATGCCCTCTGAGGGCAGGATGGTCTCG GACATCAATAATGGCTGGCAGCACCTGGAGCAGGCTGAAAAAGGCTATGAAGAATGGCTACTGAATGAGATCCGCAGGCTGGAGCGACTTGACCACCTGGCGGAGAAGTTCCGGCAAAAGGCCTCCATCCATGAGGCCTGGACTGATG GGAAGGAGGCCATGCTGAAGCACCGGGACTATGAGACAGCCACCTTGTCAGATATCAAAGCTCTGATCCGCAAGCACGAGGCCTTTGAGAGTGACCTTGCTGCACACCAGGACCGCGTGGAGCAGATTGCTGCAATTGCCCAGGAACTCAA TGAGCTGGACTACTACGACTCCCACAATGTCAATACACGGTGCCAGAAGATCTGCGACCAGTGGGATGCCCTGGGCTCCCTGACCCACAGTCGCAGGGAAGCCTTGGAG AAAACAGAGAAGCAGCTCGAGACCATCGATCAGCTGCACCTGGAGTATGCCAAGCGGGCTGCACCCTTCAACAACTGGATGGAGAGTGCCATGGAGGACCTACAGGACATGTTCATCGTCCACACCATTGAGGAGATTGAG GGCCTGATCTCAGCTCATGACCAGTTCAAGTCCACCTTGCCAGATGCAGACAGGGAGCGTGAGGCCATACTGGCCATCCACAAGGAGGCCCAAAGGATCGCTGAGAGCAACCACATCAAACTGTCGGGCAGTAACCCCTACACCACCGTCACCCCCCAGATCATCAACTCCAAGTGGGAGAAG GTGCAGCAGCTGGTGCCAAAGCGGGACCATGCTCTCCTGGAGGAGCAGAGCAAGCAGCAGTCCAATGAGCACCTGCGCCGACAGTTTGCCAGCCAGGCCAATGTGGTGGGGCCCTGGATCCAGACCAAGATGGAG GAGATCGGGCGCATCTCCATCGAGATGAACGGAACTCTGGAAGACCAGCTTAATCACCTGAAGCAATACGAGCGCAGCATTGTGGACTACAAGCCCAACCTGGACCTGCTGGAGCAGCAGCACCAGCTCATCCAGGAGGCCCTCATCTTCGACAACAAGCACACCAACTACACCATGGAG CATATCCGCGTGGGCTGGGAGCAGCTGCTCACCACCATTGCCCGCACCATCAACGAGGTGGAGAACCAGATCCTTACCCGAGACGCCAAGGGCATCAGCCAGGAGCAGATGCAAGAGTTCCGGGCATCCTTCAACCACTTCGACAAG GACCATGGCGGGGCACTGGGGCCTGaggaattcaaggcctgcctcatCAGCCTGGGCTACGACGTGGAGAATGACCGGCAG GGTGATGCTGAGTTCAACCGTATCATGAGTGTGGTCGACCCCAACCACAGTGGCCTCGTGACCTTCCAAGCCTTCATTGACTTTATGTCCAGAGagaccacagacacagacacagccgATCAGGTCATCGCCTCCTTCAAGGTCCTGGCAGGAGACAAG AACTTCATCACCGCTGAGGAGCTGCGGAGAGAGCTGCCCCCCGACCAGGCAGAGTACTGCATCGCCCGCATGGCGCCCTACCAGGGGCCTGATGCCGCTCCTGGCGCCCTCGACTACAAGTCCTTCTCCACGGCCCTCTACGGGGAAAGTGACCTGTAA
- the Actn4 gene encoding alpha-actinin-4 isoform X4, whose amino-acid sequence MVDYHAANQAYQYGPSSGGNGAGGGGSMGDYMAQEDDWDRDLLLDPAWEKQQRKTFTAWCNSHLRKAGTQIENIDEDFRDGLKLMLLLEVISGERLPKPERGKMRVHKINNVNKALDFIASKGVKLVSIGAEEIVDGNAKMTLGMIWTIILRFAIQDISVEETSAKEGLLLWCQRKTAPYKNVNVQNFHISWKDGLAFNALIHRHRPELIEYDKLRKDDPVTNLNNAFEVAEKYLDIPKMLDAEDIVGTLRPDEKAIMTYVSCFYHAFSGAQKAETAANRICKVLAVNQENEHLMEDYERLASDLLEWIRRTIPWLEDRVPQKTIQEMQQKLEDFRDYRRVHKPPKVQEKCQLEINFNTLQTKLRLSNRPAFMPSEGRMVSDINNGWQHLEQAEKGYEEWLLNEIRRLERLDHLAEKFRQKASIHEAWTDGKEAMLKHRDYETATLSDIKALIRKHEAFESDLAAHQDRVEQIAAIAQELNELDYYDSHNVNTRCQKICDQWDALGSLTHSRREALEKTEKQLETIDQLHLEYAKRAAPFNNWMESAMEDLQDMFIVHTIEEIEGLISAHDQFKSTLPDADREREAILAIHKEAQRIAESNHIKLSGSNPYTTVTPQIINSKWEKVQQLVPKRDHALLEEQSKQQSNEHLRRQFASQANVVGPWIQTKMEEIGRISIEMNGTLEDQLNHLKQYERSIVDYKPNLDLLEQQHQLIQEALIFDNKHTNYTMEHIRVGWEQLLTTIARTINEVENQILTRDAKGISQEQMQEFRASFNHFDKKQTGSMDSDDFRALLISTGYSLGDAEFNRIMSVVDPNHSGLVTFQAFIDFMSRETTDTDTADQVIASFKVLAGDKNFITAEELRRELPPDQAEYCIARMAPYQGPDAAPGALDYKSFSTALYGESDL is encoded by the exons ACCTTCACAGCCTGGTGCAACTCCCACCTGCGGAAGGCTGGCACTCAGATTGAGAACATTGATGAGGACTTCCGGGACGGGCTCAAACTCATGCTTCTCCTGGAGGTCATTTCAG GGGAGCGATTGCCTAAGCCAGAGCGGGGGAAGATGCGGGTGCACAAGATCAACAATGTGAACAAAGCCCTGGACTTCATCGCCAGCAAGGGAGTCAAGCTAGTGTCCATTGGGGCAGAAG AGATTGTGGATGGCAATGCAAAGATGACCTTGGGAATGATCTGGACCATCATCCTCCGTTTCGCCATCCAAGACATTTCCGTGGAAG AGACCTCTGCCAAAGAAGGGCTCCTCCTCTGGTGCCAGAGAAAAACAGCGCCATATAAAAACGTCAACGTACAGAACTTCCATATCAG CTGGAAGGATGGTCTGGCCTTCAATGCCCTCATCCACCGGCACAGACCTGAGCTGATTGAGTATGACAAACTGAGGAAG GATGATCCAGTCACCAACCTGAACAACGCTTTTGAAGTGGCTGAAAAATACCTTGATATCCCCAAGATGCTGGATGCTGAGG ATATTGTGGGCACTCTGAGGCCAGATGAGAAGGCCATCATGACTTACGTGTCCTGCTTCTACCACGCTTTCTCGGGGGCCCAGAAG GCTGAGACTGCTGCCAACCGGATCTGCAAGGTGCTGGCTGTGAACCAAGAGAATGAACACCTGATGGAAGATTATGAGCGTCTGGCCAGTGAT CTTCTGGAGTGGATCCGGCGCACCATCCCCTGGCTGGAGGACCGTGTACCTCAGAAGACCATCCAGGAGATGCAACAGAAGCTGGAGGACTTCCGAGACTATCGGCGTGTTCACAAGCCCCCCAAGGTGCAGGAGAAGTGCCAGCTAGAGATCAACTTCAACACACTGCAGACGAAACTCCGTCTCAGCAACCGGCCCGCCTTCATGCCCTCTGAGGGCAGGATGGTCTCG GACATCAATAATGGCTGGCAGCACCTGGAGCAGGCTGAAAAAGGCTATGAAGAATGGCTACTGAATGAGATCCGCAGGCTGGAGCGACTTGACCACCTGGCGGAGAAGTTCCGGCAAAAGGCCTCCATCCATGAGGCCTGGACTGATG GGAAGGAGGCCATGCTGAAGCACCGGGACTATGAGACAGCCACCTTGTCAGATATCAAAGCTCTGATCCGCAAGCACGAGGCCTTTGAGAGTGACCTTGCTGCACACCAGGACCGCGTGGAGCAGATTGCTGCAATTGCCCAGGAACTCAA TGAGCTGGACTACTACGACTCCCACAATGTCAATACACGGTGCCAGAAGATCTGCGACCAGTGGGATGCCCTGGGCTCCCTGACCCACAGTCGCAGGGAAGCCTTGGAG AAAACAGAGAAGCAGCTCGAGACCATCGATCAGCTGCACCTGGAGTATGCCAAGCGGGCTGCACCCTTCAACAACTGGATGGAGAGTGCCATGGAGGACCTACAGGACATGTTCATCGTCCACACCATTGAGGAGATTGAG GGCCTGATCTCAGCTCATGACCAGTTCAAGTCCACCTTGCCAGATGCAGACAGGGAGCGTGAGGCCATACTGGCCATCCACAAGGAGGCCCAAAGGATCGCTGAGAGCAACCACATCAAACTGTCGGGCAGTAACCCCTACACCACCGTCACCCCCCAGATCATCAACTCCAAGTGGGAGAAG GTGCAGCAGCTGGTGCCAAAGCGGGACCATGCTCTCCTGGAGGAGCAGAGCAAGCAGCAGTCCAATGAGCACCTGCGCCGACAGTTTGCCAGCCAGGCCAATGTGGTGGGGCCCTGGATCCAGACCAAGATGGAG GAGATCGGGCGCATCTCCATCGAGATGAACGGAACTCTGGAAGACCAGCTTAATCACCTGAAGCAATACGAGCGCAGCATTGTGGACTACAAGCCCAACCTGGACCTGCTGGAGCAGCAGCACCAGCTCATCCAGGAGGCCCTCATCTTCGACAACAAGCACACCAACTACACCATGGAG CATATCCGCGTGGGCTGGGAGCAGCTGCTCACCACCATTGCCCGCACCATCAACGAGGTGGAGAACCAGATCCTTACCCGAGACGCCAAGGGCATCAGCCAGGAGCAGATGCAAGAGTTCCGGGCATCCTTCAACCACTTCGACAAG AAGCAGACAGGCAGCATGGACTCAGATGACTTCAGGGCTCTGCTTATCTCCACAGGATACAGCCTG GGTGATGCTGAGTTCAACCGTATCATGAGTGTGGTCGACCCCAACCACAGTGGCCTCGTGACCTTCCAAGCCTTCATTGACTTTATGTCCAGAGagaccacagacacagacacagccgATCAGGTCATCGCCTCCTTCAAGGTCCTGGCAGGAGACAAG AACTTCATCACCGCTGAGGAGCTGCGGAGAGAGCTGCCCCCCGACCAGGCAGAGTACTGCATCGCCCGCATGGCGCCCTACCAGGGGCCTGATGCCGCTCCTGGCGCCCTCGACTACAAGTCCTTCTCCACGGCCCTCTACGGGGAAAGTGACCTGTAA
- the Actn4 gene encoding alpha-actinin-4 isoform X5, with amino-acid sequence MVDYHAANQAYQYGPSSGGNGAGGGGSMGDYMAQEDDWDRDLLLDPAWEKQQRKTFTAWCNSHLRKAGTQIENIDEDFRDGLKLMLLLEVISGERLPKPERGKMRVHKINNVNKALDFIASKGVKLVSIGAEEIVDGNAKMTLGMIWTIILRFAIQDISVEETSAKEGLLLWCQRKTAPYKNVNVQNFHISWKDGLAFNALIHRHRPELIEYDKLRKDDPVTNLNNAFEVAEKYLDIPKMLDAEDIVNTARPDEKAIMTYVSSFYHAFSGAQKAETAANRICKVLAVNQENEHLMEDYERLASDLLEWIRRTIPWLEDRVPQKTIQEMQQKLEDFRDYRRVHKPPKVQEKCQLEINFNTLQTKLRLSNRPAFMPSEGRMVSDINNGWQHLEQAEKGYEEWLLNEIRRLERLDHLAEKFRQKASIHEAWTDGKEAMLKHRDYETATLSDIKALIRKHEAFESDLAAHQDRVEQIAAIAQELNELDYYDSHNVNTRCQKICDQWDALGSLTHSRREALEKTEKQLETIDQLHLEYAKRAAPFNNWMESAMEDLQDMFIVHTIEEIEGLISAHDQFKSTLPDADREREAILAIHKEAQRIAESNHIKLSGSNPYTTVTPQIINSKWEKVQQLVPKRDHALLEEQSKQQSNEHLRRQFASQANVVGPWIQTKMEEIGRISIEMNGTLEDQLNHLKQYERSIVDYKPNLDLLEQQHQLIQEALIFDNKHTNYTMEHIRVGWEQLLTTIARTINEVENQILTRDAKGISQEQMQEFRASFNHFDKDHGGALGPEEFKACLISLGYDVENDRQKQTGSMDSDDFRALLISTGYSLGDAEFNRIMSVVDPNHSGLVTFQAFIDFMSRETTDTDTADQVIASFKVLAGDKNFITAEELRRELPPDQAEYCIARMAPYQGPDAAPGALDYKSFSTALYGESDL; translated from the exons ACCTTCACAGCCTGGTGCAACTCCCACCTGCGGAAGGCTGGCACTCAGATTGAGAACATTGATGAGGACTTCCGGGACGGGCTCAAACTCATGCTTCTCCTGGAGGTCATTTCAG GGGAGCGATTGCCTAAGCCAGAGCGGGGGAAGATGCGGGTGCACAAGATCAACAATGTGAACAAAGCCCTGGACTTCATCGCCAGCAAGGGAGTCAAGCTAGTGTCCATTGGGGCAGAAG AGATTGTGGATGGCAATGCAAAGATGACCTTGGGAATGATCTGGACCATCATCCTCCGTTTCGCCATCCAAGACATTTCCGTGGAAG AGACCTCTGCCAAAGAAGGGCTCCTCCTCTGGTGCCAGAGAAAAACAGCGCCATATAAAAACGTCAACGTACAGAACTTCCATATCAG CTGGAAGGATGGTCTGGCCTTCAATGCCCTCATCCACCGGCACAGACCTGAGCTGATTGAGTATGACAAACTGAGGAAG GATGATCCAGTCACCAACCTGAACAACGCTTTTGAAGTGGCTGAAAAATACCTTGATATCCCCAAGATGCTGGATGCTGAGG ACATCGTGAACACAGCCCGGCCCGACGAGAAGGCCATAATGACATATGTATCCAGCTTCTACCATGCCTTTTCAGGAGCGCAGAAG GCTGAGACTGCTGCCAACCGGATCTGCAAGGTGCTGGCTGTGAACCAAGAGAATGAACACCTGATGGAAGATTATGAGCGTCTGGCCAGTGAT CTTCTGGAGTGGATCCGGCGCACCATCCCCTGGCTGGAGGACCGTGTACCTCAGAAGACCATCCAGGAGATGCAACAGAAGCTGGAGGACTTCCGAGACTATCGGCGTGTTCACAAGCCCCCCAAGGTGCAGGAGAAGTGCCAGCTAGAGATCAACTTCAACACACTGCAGACGAAACTCCGTCTCAGCAACCGGCCCGCCTTCATGCCCTCTGAGGGCAGGATGGTCTCG GACATCAATAATGGCTGGCAGCACCTGGAGCAGGCTGAAAAAGGCTATGAAGAATGGCTACTGAATGAGATCCGCAGGCTGGAGCGACTTGACCACCTGGCGGAGAAGTTCCGGCAAAAGGCCTCCATCCATGAGGCCTGGACTGATG GGAAGGAGGCCATGCTGAAGCACCGGGACTATGAGACAGCCACCTTGTCAGATATCAAAGCTCTGATCCGCAAGCACGAGGCCTTTGAGAGTGACCTTGCTGCACACCAGGACCGCGTGGAGCAGATTGCTGCAATTGCCCAGGAACTCAA TGAGCTGGACTACTACGACTCCCACAATGTCAATACACGGTGCCAGAAGATCTGCGACCAGTGGGATGCCCTGGGCTCCCTGACCCACAGTCGCAGGGAAGCCTTGGAG AAAACAGAGAAGCAGCTCGAGACCATCGATCAGCTGCACCTGGAGTATGCCAAGCGGGCTGCACCCTTCAACAACTGGATGGAGAGTGCCATGGAGGACCTACAGGACATGTTCATCGTCCACACCATTGAGGAGATTGAG GGCCTGATCTCAGCTCATGACCAGTTCAAGTCCACCTTGCCAGATGCAGACAGGGAGCGTGAGGCCATACTGGCCATCCACAAGGAGGCCCAAAGGATCGCTGAGAGCAACCACATCAAACTGTCGGGCAGTAACCCCTACACCACCGTCACCCCCCAGATCATCAACTCCAAGTGGGAGAAG GTGCAGCAGCTGGTGCCAAAGCGGGACCATGCTCTCCTGGAGGAGCAGAGCAAGCAGCAGTCCAATGAGCACCTGCGCCGACAGTTTGCCAGCCAGGCCAATGTGGTGGGGCCCTGGATCCAGACCAAGATGGAG GAGATCGGGCGCATCTCCATCGAGATGAACGGAACTCTGGAAGACCAGCTTAATCACCTGAAGCAATACGAGCGCAGCATTGTGGACTACAAGCCCAACCTGGACCTGCTGGAGCAGCAGCACCAGCTCATCCAGGAGGCCCTCATCTTCGACAACAAGCACACCAACTACACCATGGAG CATATCCGCGTGGGCTGGGAGCAGCTGCTCACCACCATTGCCCGCACCATCAACGAGGTGGAGAACCAGATCCTTACCCGAGACGCCAAGGGCATCAGCCAGGAGCAGATGCAAGAGTTCCGGGCATCCTTCAACCACTTCGACAAG GACCATGGCGGGGCACTGGGGCCTGaggaattcaaggcctgcctcatCAGCCTGGGCTACGACGTGGAGAATGACCGGCAG AAGCAGACAGGCAGCATGGACTCAGATGACTTCAGGGCTCTGCTTATCTCCACAGGATACAGCCTG GGTGATGCTGAGTTCAACCGTATCATGAGTGTGGTCGACCCCAACCACAGTGGCCTCGTGACCTTCCAAGCCTTCATTGACTTTATGTCCAGAGagaccacagacacagacacagccgATCAGGTCATCGCCTCCTTCAAGGTCCTGGCAGGAGACAAG AACTTCATCACCGCTGAGGAGCTGCGGAGAGAGCTGCCCCCCGACCAGGCAGAGTACTGCATCGCCCGCATGGCGCCCTACCAGGGGCCTGATGCCGCTCCTGGCGCCCTCGACTACAAGTCCTTCTCCACGGCCCTCTACGGGGAAAGTGACCTGTAA
- the Actn4 gene encoding alpha-actinin-4 isoform X1, which yields MVDYHAANQAYQYGPSSGGNGAGGGGSMGDYMAQEDDWDRDLLLDPAWEKQQRKTFTAWCNSHLRKAGTQIENIDEDFRDGLKLMLLLEVISGERLPKPERGKMRVHKINNVNKALDFIASKGVKLVSIGAEEIVDGNAKMTLGMIWTIILRFAIQDISVEETSAKEGLLLWCQRKTAPYKNVNVQNFHISWKDGLAFNALIHRHRPELIEYDKLRKDDPVTNLNNAFEVAEKYLDIPKMLDAEDIVNTARPDEKAIMTYVSSFYHAFSGAQKAETAANRICKVLAVNQENEHLMEDYERLASDLLEWIRRTIPWLEDRVPQKTIQEMQQKLEDFRDYRRVHKPPKVQEKCQLEINFNTLQTKLRLSNRPAFMPSEGRMVSDINNGWQHLEQAEKGYEEWLLNEIRRLERLDHLAEKFRQKASIHEAWTDGKEAMLKHRDYETATLSDIKALIRKHEAFESDLAAHQDRVEQIAAIAQELNELDYYDSHNVNTRCQKICDQWDALGSLTHSRREALEKTEKQLETIDQLHLEYAKRAAPFNNWMESAMEDLQDMFIVHTIEEIEGLISAHDQFKSTLPDADREREAILAIHKEAQRIAESNHIKLSGSNPYTTVTPQIINSKWEKVQQLVPKRDHALLEEQSKQQSNEHLRRQFASQANVVGPWIQTKMEEIGRISIEMNGTLEDQLNHLKQYERSIVDYKPNLDLLEQQHQLIQEALIFDNKHTNYTMEHIRVGWEQLLTTIARTINEVENQILTRDAKGISQEQMQEFRASFNHFDKDHGGALGPEEFKACLISLGYDVENDRQGDAEFNRIMSVVDPNHSGLVTFQAFIDFMSRETTDTDTADQVIASFKVLAGDKNFITAEELRRELPPDQAEYCIARMAPYQGPDAAPGALDYKSFSTALYGESDL from the exons ACCTTCACAGCCTGGTGCAACTCCCACCTGCGGAAGGCTGGCACTCAGATTGAGAACATTGATGAGGACTTCCGGGACGGGCTCAAACTCATGCTTCTCCTGGAGGTCATTTCAG GGGAGCGATTGCCTAAGCCAGAGCGGGGGAAGATGCGGGTGCACAAGATCAACAATGTGAACAAAGCCCTGGACTTCATCGCCAGCAAGGGAGTCAAGCTAGTGTCCATTGGGGCAGAAG AGATTGTGGATGGCAATGCAAAGATGACCTTGGGAATGATCTGGACCATCATCCTCCGTTTCGCCATCCAAGACATTTCCGTGGAAG AGACCTCTGCCAAAGAAGGGCTCCTCCTCTGGTGCCAGAGAAAAACAGCGCCATATAAAAACGTCAACGTACAGAACTTCCATATCAG CTGGAAGGATGGTCTGGCCTTCAATGCCCTCATCCACCGGCACAGACCTGAGCTGATTGAGTATGACAAACTGAGGAAG GATGATCCAGTCACCAACCTGAACAACGCTTTTGAAGTGGCTGAAAAATACCTTGATATCCCCAAGATGCTGGATGCTGAGG ACATCGTGAACACAGCCCGGCCCGACGAGAAGGCCATAATGACATATGTATCCAGCTTCTACCATGCCTTTTCAGGAGCGCAGAAG GCTGAGACTGCTGCCAACCGGATCTGCAAGGTGCTGGCTGTGAACCAAGAGAATGAACACCTGATGGAAGATTATGAGCGTCTGGCCAGTGAT CTTCTGGAGTGGATCCGGCGCACCATCCCCTGGCTGGAGGACCGTGTACCTCAGAAGACCATCCAGGAGATGCAACAGAAGCTGGAGGACTTCCGAGACTATCGGCGTGTTCACAAGCCCCCCAAGGTGCAGGAGAAGTGCCAGCTAGAGATCAACTTCAACACACTGCAGACGAAACTCCGTCTCAGCAACCGGCCCGCCTTCATGCCCTCTGAGGGCAGGATGGTCTCG GACATCAATAATGGCTGGCAGCACCTGGAGCAGGCTGAAAAAGGCTATGAAGAATGGCTACTGAATGAGATCCGCAGGCTGGAGCGACTTGACCACCTGGCGGAGAAGTTCCGGCAAAAGGCCTCCATCCATGAGGCCTGGACTGATG GGAAGGAGGCCATGCTGAAGCACCGGGACTATGAGACAGCCACCTTGTCAGATATCAAAGCTCTGATCCGCAAGCACGAGGCCTTTGAGAGTGACCTTGCTGCACACCAGGACCGCGTGGAGCAGATTGCTGCAATTGCCCAGGAACTCAA TGAGCTGGACTACTACGACTCCCACAATGTCAATACACGGTGCCAGAAGATCTGCGACCAGTGGGATGCCCTGGGCTCCCTGACCCACAGTCGCAGGGAAGCCTTGGAG AAAACAGAGAAGCAGCTCGAGACCATCGATCAGCTGCACCTGGAGTATGCCAAGCGGGCTGCACCCTTCAACAACTGGATGGAGAGTGCCATGGAGGACCTACAGGACATGTTCATCGTCCACACCATTGAGGAGATTGAG GGCCTGATCTCAGCTCATGACCAGTTCAAGTCCACCTTGCCAGATGCAGACAGGGAGCGTGAGGCCATACTGGCCATCCACAAGGAGGCCCAAAGGATCGCTGAGAGCAACCACATCAAACTGTCGGGCAGTAACCCCTACACCACCGTCACCCCCCAGATCATCAACTCCAAGTGGGAGAAG GTGCAGCAGCTGGTGCCAAAGCGGGACCATGCTCTCCTGGAGGAGCAGAGCAAGCAGCAGTCCAATGAGCACCTGCGCCGACAGTTTGCCAGCCAGGCCAATGTGGTGGGGCCCTGGATCCAGACCAAGATGGAG GAGATCGGGCGCATCTCCATCGAGATGAACGGAACTCTGGAAGACCAGCTTAATCACCTGAAGCAATACGAGCGCAGCATTGTGGACTACAAGCCCAACCTGGACCTGCTGGAGCAGCAGCACCAGCTCATCCAGGAGGCCCTCATCTTCGACAACAAGCACACCAACTACACCATGGAG CATATCCGCGTGGGCTGGGAGCAGCTGCTCACCACCATTGCCCGCACCATCAACGAGGTGGAGAACCAGATCCTTACCCGAGACGCCAAGGGCATCAGCCAGGAGCAGATGCAAGAGTTCCGGGCATCCTTCAACCACTTCGACAAG GACCATGGCGGGGCACTGGGGCCTGaggaattcaaggcctgcctcatCAGCCTGGGCTACGACGTGGAGAATGACCGGCAG GGTGATGCTGAGTTCAACCGTATCATGAGTGTGGTCGACCCCAACCACAGTGGCCTCGTGACCTTCCAAGCCTTCATTGACTTTATGTCCAGAGagaccacagacacagacacagccgATCAGGTCATCGCCTCCTTCAAGGTCCTGGCAGGAGACAAG AACTTCATCACCGCTGAGGAGCTGCGGAGAGAGCTGCCCCCCGACCAGGCAGAGTACTGCATCGCCCGCATGGCGCCCTACCAGGGGCCTGATGCCGCTCCTGGCGCCCTCGACTACAAGTCCTTCTCCACGGCCCTCTACGGGGAAAGTGACCTGTAA